The Caviibacter abscessus genome window below encodes:
- the ruvA gene encoding Holliday junction branch migration protein RuvA: MYEYINGNLVVKELNYIALECMGVAYLIYIPFKTYEALGGIGTTEKIYIHMNVKEDDITLYGFKNINERKIFKQIIKVSGIGPKIALSVLSTFNYNEITNIINNEDAKLLSKVPGLGLKKAQKLIIELKDKVELLEFTGNSNLHIIKNEVSLALESLGYNKIKVEDYISNDEIEKLADSALIMKEILKKIAKKM, encoded by the coding sequence ATGTACGAGTACATAAATGGTAATTTAGTGGTAAAAGAATTAAATTATATTGCTCTTGAATGTATGGGAGTAGCATATTTAATTTACATACCATTTAAAACTTATGAAGCTCTCGGAGGTATAGGGACAACTGAAAAAATATATATACATATGAATGTAAAAGAAGATGATATTACTTTATATGGGTTTAAGAATATAAATGAAAGAAAAATATTTAAACAAATTATTAAAGTTAGTGGTATTGGTCCTAAAATTGCACTTTCAGTTCTTTCAACGTTTAATTATAATGAAATAACAAATATAATAAATAATGAAGACGCTAAATTATTATCTAAAGTTCCAGGACTTGGGCTAAAAAAAGCACAAAAGCTTATCATTGAATTAAAAGATAAAGTTGAATTACTTGAATTTACTGGTAACTCTAACTTACATATTATTAAAAATGAAGTAAGTTTGGCATTAGAATCATTAGGATATAATAAAATTAAAGTTGAAGATTATATTTCAAATGATGAAATTGAAAAATTAGCAGACTCTGCATTAATAATGAAAGAAATATTGAAAAAAATTGCAAAAAAAATGTAA
- a CDS encoding NUDIX hydrolase, whose translation MIKVNFIKQFNIENIDLLVVIPSYKNKWVIMKNKKSDTYEFPSIEIENEENLIDIASDVIEKQVGAKKYNLLKMGIFEIKYDEGYSKFGVLYYSIINDFINNFNDNIEVINKMPLKKYWTYPKIHPKLFELKCASDYDEI comes from the coding sequence ATGATAAAAGTTAATTTTATTAAACAGTTTAATATAGAAAATATTGATTTACTTGTGGTTATACCAAGTTATAAAAATAAATGGGTTATTATGAAAAATAAAAAAAGTGATACCTATGAATTTCCCAGTATAGAAATTGAAAATGAAGAAAATTTAATTGATATTGCAAGCGATGTAATTGAAAAACAAGTTGGAGCAAAAAAATATAATCTTTTAAAAATGGGAATTTTTGAAATAAAATATGACGAAGGTTACAGTAAATTTGGTGTCTTATATTATTCAATAATTAATGATTTTATAAATAATTTTAATGACAATATTGAAGTTATAAATAAAATGCCATTAAAAAAATATTGGACTTATCCTAAAATTCATCCTAAATTGTTTGAATTAAAATGTGCTAGTGATTATGATGAAATATAA
- a CDS encoding S49 family peptidase, with amino-acid sequence MILVNFLTILISVILSFLIIVFILIMIIKNSLSNKSKKNVVKNPKTVLIAIDDVIYDNIENPFSKKLNFYNLNEKLNDVLHNEKIEKIIIDVDKTNLTNTQIEELEPIFTKLRQTKEVVAIGSLLDNNKYLMSMLASKIYLVKTANSTLVLRGYSKKLNYYKSLFDKIGIKFNVLHVGNHKSYGENFNHDNMSNELKEDITRLSNLNLEYFIEKVKKYRNVDITNDLIDGELFLNNSYDSLIDGYDTKSSLIDEDDYLINIEDYKIKNKKKNKSKNIIAVINLEGQINPGSTNNLSISYDDVLEKIELLENSDDFISGVVLNINSPGGSAYESSIIHSLLKERIDVPIFVSMKDVCASGGYFISTVARKIFVNETTLTGSIGVVALYPSFEKLIEKIGINIDGVEKGETVDFGNLTTSPSEKTLKILNKSLEATYKEFKACVIRGRLMTDKRLEPIAGGRVWTGKEAVENGLADKIGNLEDTIKSLANYLKFEDYKVINVEKKVNIKEKIKKLKPSMFFANFNNYYEPLMLYIKNEL; translated from the coding sequence ATGATATTAGTTAATTTTCTTACAATATTAATAAGTGTAATTTTATCATTTTTAATTATTGTTTTTATACTTATTATGATTATTAAAAATTCACTATCAAATAAAAGTAAAAAAAATGTCGTTAAAAATCCAAAAACAGTATTAATCGCTATAGATGATGTCATTTATGATAATATCGAAAATCCTTTTTCAAAAAAATTAAATTTTTATAATTTAAATGAAAAATTAAATGATGTTTTACATAATGAAAAAATAGAAAAAATAATAATAGATGTGGACAAAACAAATCTAACAAATACTCAAATTGAAGAATTAGAACCAATATTTACAAAACTTCGTCAGACAAAAGAAGTTGTTGCAATAGGAAGTTTACTGGATAATAATAAATATTTAATGTCAATGCTTGCCAGCAAAATATATCTTGTTAAAACTGCAAATTCTACTCTAGTTTTAAGAGGATACAGCAAAAAATTAAATTATTATAAATCATTATTTGATAAAATTGGTATTAAATTTAATGTTTTACATGTGGGAAATCACAAATCATATGGTGAAAATTTTAACCATGACAACATGTCAAATGAATTAAAAGAAGATATAACTAGACTTAGTAATTTAAATTTAGAATACTTCATAGAAAAAGTAAAAAAATACCGTAATGTCGATATTACAAATGATTTAATTGATGGAGAATTATTTTTAAATAACAGTTACGATTCATTAATTGATGGTTATGATACAAAAAGTAGCTTAATTGACGAAGATGATTATTTAATTAATATTGAAGATTATAAAATAAAAAACAAGAAGAAAAATAAATCAAAAAATATAATTGCAGTTATAAACTTAGAAGGTCAAATTAATCCTGGTTCTACAAATAACTTATCTATAAGTTATGATGATGTATTAGAAAAAATTGAATTATTAGAAAATTCTGACGATTTTATTTCAGGTGTTGTTTTAAACATTAATTCACCTGGTGGATCTGCATATGAATCAAGTATAATACATTCATTATTAAAAGAAAGAATTGACGTACCTATATTTGTATCAATGAAAGATGTTTGTGCTTCAGGTGGTTATTTCATTTCAACAGTTGCGAGAAAAATATTTGTAAATGAAACAACTTTAACTGGATCAATTGGAGTTGTTGCACTCTACCCTTCATTTGAAAAATTAATTGAAAAAATTGGTATAAATATTGATGGAGTCGAAAAAGGTGAAACAGTTGATTTTGGAAATTTAACTACTTCACCAAGTGAAAAAACATTAAAGATACTTAATAAGTCACTAGAAGCTACTTATAAAGAATTTAAAGCTTGTGTTATTCGTGGAAGACTTATGACAGATAAAAGATTAGAACCAATTGCCGGTGGTCGTGTATGGACAGGTAAAGAAGCTGTTGAAAATGGGTTAGCCGATAAAATAGGTAATCTTGAAGATACAATTAAATCCCTTGCAAATTATTTGAAATTTGAAGATTATAAAGTAATTAATGTAGAAAAAAAGGTAAATATTAAAGAAAAAATAAAAAAATTAAAACCTTCAATGTTTTTTGCAAATTTTAATAATTATTATGAACCTCTAATGTTGTATATAAAAAATGAGCTGTAA
- a CDS encoding DMT family transporter: protein MKKENNFGWLLIIISATMWGIDGILLTPKYFVYGFYDVKFIVFMSHLVPSIILSLLFFNEYKVITQFKKQDYVYYGLISLFGGTIGTLAIVKALQLSNFSLSLVTVIQKMQPIFAVILAYFLLKEKPKKRFYIILIVSLISLYFLIFGFKNPKLLPENNLKAAFYSLIAAMSFGSSTVFGKKIVTKHSFLTTTFYRFIFTTVITGIILVFSNSTISSAKLYVSNCNLYILTIIIAVYSLSSILIYYKGMTTTKATYATICELAYPITSVFVEAITYKRLLSPIQLIAATILVLSIFYLNLGKNNN, encoded by the coding sequence ATGAAAAAAGAGAATAATTTTGGTTGGTTATTAATTATTATTTCAGCAACAATGTGGGGAATAGATGGCATTTTATTAACTCCAAAATATTTTGTGTATGGATTCTATGATGTTAAATTTATAGTATTTATGTCTCACTTAGTTCCAAGCATAATCTTATCTTTATTGTTTTTCAACGAATATAAAGTTATAACACAATTCAAAAAACAAGATTATGTTTATTATGGTTTAATATCATTATTTGGTGGTACAATTGGAACACTTGCAATAGTAAAAGCATTACAACTTAGCAATTTTAGCCTTAGTTTGGTAACTGTAATTCAAAAAATGCAACCAATTTTTGCTGTTATACTTGCATATTTCTTATTGAAAGAAAAACCTAAAAAAAGATTTTATATAATATTAATAGTTTCGCTAATTTCACTATACTTTTTAATATTTGGATTTAAAAATCCTAAATTATTACCTGAAAATAATTTAAAGGCGGCATTTTATTCACTTATAGCAGCAATGTCGTTTGGAAGTTCAACGGTTTTTGGAAAAAAAATAGTAACGAAACATTCATTTTTGACAACTACATTTTATAGATTTATATTTACAACTGTTATAACAGGTATAATTTTAGTATTTTCAAATTCAACTATATCAAGTGCAAAGCTATATGTATCAAATTGTAATCTTTATATACTTACTATAATTATTGCAGTTTATAGTTTAAGTTCAATTTTAATATACTATAAAGGGATGACTACAACAAAAGCAACATATGCAACAATATGTGAGCTTGCTTATCCAATAACATCAGTATTTGTAGAAGCAATAACATATAAGAGATTATTATCACCTATTCAATTAATAGCTGCTACAATACTTGTACTTTCAATTTTTTATCTGAATTTAGGTAAAAATAATAATTAA
- the hpt gene encoding hypoxanthine phosphoribosyltransferase, producing MAKNYEKNIVKTLISREDIQKRVRELGEQITNDYKDDPAPMVVVGILKGSVIFMSDLVREIKLPLTMDFMEVSSYGDSFETTRDIKIIKDLEHSVRDKNVLVVEDIIDSGLTLKKILKLIGKRGPKEVILCTLLNKRERRQADVDVQYVGFEIPDEFVSGYGLDFKQEYRNIPYICVLDIKGE from the coding sequence ATGGCAAAAAATTATGAAAAAAATATAGTTAAAACTCTAATTTCAAGAGAAGATATTCAAAAAAGAGTAAGAGAACTTGGAGAACAAATTACAAATGATTATAAAGATGATCCAGCTCCTATGGTAGTAGTTGGAATTTTAAAAGGTTCAGTTATTTTTATGTCAGATTTGGTAAGAGAAATAAAATTACCGTTAACAATGGATTTTATGGAAGTATCAAGTTATGGTGATAGTTTTGAGACTACAAGAGATATAAAAATAATAAAAGATTTAGAACATAGTGTTAGAGATAAAAATGTGCTTGTTGTTGAAGATATAATTGATTCAGGACTTACACTTAAAAAGATATTAAAATTAATTGGAAAAAGAGGTCCCAAAGAAGTTATACTTTGTACTTTATTAAATAAGAGAGAAAGAAGACAAGCTGACGTTGATGTACAATACGTAGGTTTTGAAATTCCTGATGAATTTGTTTCAGGATATGGGTTAGACTTTAAACAAGAATATAGAAATATACCATATATATGTGTATTAGATATTAAAGGTGAATAA
- the rsmA gene encoding 16S rRNA (adenine(1518)-N(6)/adenine(1519)-N(6))-dimethyltransferase RsmA, whose translation MSYIHKKKYGQNFLNSDELLSKIKDTVNINNNDHIIEIGPGHGFLTKMLLDNSKKLDCYEIDKDLIPYLNNKFKNYSNFTLINQDFMTVDIKGENIKVIANIPYYITTPIIEKLIENRDKINEIYLMVQKEVAQRICSKYKSSDVSMLTHFVRFFCEPYYLFTVEKEMFEPIPKVDSAFIKLEIRKDNKYEKEIKHEKYFNFLKLAFSNKRKSLVNNLKSLNINKEKLINLLPNDLVRAEELSIEQFISLIKEIDKL comes from the coding sequence GTGTCATATATTCATAAGAAAAAATATGGTCAAAATTTTTTAAATAGTGATGAATTATTATCTAAAATTAAAGATACTGTAAATATTAATAATAATGACCATATAATTGAAATAGGACCAGGTCATGGATTTTTAACAAAAATGTTACTTGATAATTCAAAAAAGCTTGATTGTTATGAAATTGATAAGGATTTAATACCGTATCTTAACAATAAATTTAAAAACTATAGTAATTTTACACTTATAAATCAAGATTTTATGACTGTTGATATAAAAGGTGAAAATATAAAAGTAATTGCAAATATCCCTTACTATATTACAACACCTATAATTGAAAAATTAATAGAAAATCGGGATAAAATAAATGAAATATATTTAATGGTACAAAAAGAAGTTGCACAAAGAATATGTTCTAAATATAAATCAAGTGATGTCAGTATGTTGACTCATTTTGTAAGATTTTTTTGTGAACCATATTATCTTTTTACAGTAGAAAAGGAAATGTTTGAACCTATACCAAAGGTTGATTCTGCTTTTATAAAACTTGAAATAAGAAAAGATAATAAATATGAAAAAGAAATTAAACATGAAAAATATTTTAATTTTTTAAAATTAGCATTTTCAAATAAAAGAAAAAGTCTTGTAAATAATTTGAAAAGCCTTAATATTAATAAAGAAAAATTAATTAACTTGCTACCAAATGATTTAGTTCGTGCTGAAGAATTAAGTATAGAACAATTTATATCTTTAATAAAGGAAATTGATAAGTTATGA
- a CDS encoding DUF4911 domain-containing protein: MIDYEYIIEVGRENIDIINKITEAYDGIGNVRTIDNRKGIVKILTNKYFFNDINLMFKKIKKVFNIEIKIINENEWQGEI, from the coding sequence ATGATAGATTATGAATACATTATAGAAGTTGGTAGAGAAAATATAGATATTATAAATAAAATAACTGAAGCATATGATGGTATTGGTAATGTTAGAACCATTGATAATAGAAAAGGAATAGTAAAAATACTTACTAATAAATATTTTTTTAATGATATAAATTTAATGTTTAAAAAAATAAAAAAAGTATTCAATATAGAAATTAAAATAATCAATGAAAATGAATGGCAAGGAGAAATATAA
- a CDS encoding KH domain-containing protein, which produces MKKYLDIIKFWSKKLIIDEEKYTVTEKEISNNSVEVYINVKKADMGKIIGKNGNIITNLRNLVNAISKKEKKAVKIVVKDM; this is translated from the coding sequence ATGAAAAAATACTTAGATATTATTAAGTTTTGGTCAAAAAAATTAATTATAGATGAAGAAAAATATACTGTTACTGAAAAAGAAATTTCAAATAACTCTGTTGAAGTATATATAAATGTAAAAAAAGCAGATATGGGAAAAATAATCGGTAAAAATGGAAACATTATAACTAATTTAAGAAATTTAGTTAACGCTATATCAAAAAAAGAAAAAAAAGCTGTAAAAATTGTAGTTAAGGATATGTAA
- a CDS encoding adenylosuccinate synthase: MDTKYNTYVIVGLQWGDEGKGKIIDILASDSDYVVRFQGGNNAGHTVIVGDEKITLDMLPSGILNTKGKCILSAGTAIDIDTFLDEVYSIEKNGQLLENLYIDGRANIIMPYHTMIDVAKQNIIGKDVIKPSKNGITPCYIDKISKVGIRIADLLDMDTFAYKLLLNLKEKNSILEKFGEAPLEFDYIFEKFKDFSSKLRYRIIDGMLEINSAIDNGKKVLFEGTQALMLDTDFGTYPNVNSAIATTGGVCTGVGISPKKIANIIGVFKSYSTKVMDGVFPTEMDSVNSNVIRHHGNEYINSTGYARRCGWLDLVVLKYAAMIDGVTELHMTKLDVLSSLKKIKLGVAYEIDKKVYDTYPINLNKNTEFSVIYKEFEGWEEDISNIKEYDKLPENCKRYIEYIEGYLDIKITLISVGNRKEQIILK, translated from the coding sequence ATGGATACTAAATATAATACATATGTAATTGTGGGTCTTCAATGGGGTGATGAAGGTAAAGGTAAAATAATTGATATATTAGCTAGTGATTCTGATTATGTTGTAAGATTTCAAGGTGGTAATAATGCTGGGCATACAGTTATTGTTGGAGATGAAAAAATTACACTTGACATGTTGCCTTCAGGTATATTAAATACTAAAGGAAAATGTATACTTTCAGCAGGAACAGCAATTGATATAGATACATTTTTAGATGAAGTATATAGTATTGAAAAAAACGGTCAACTTCTTGAAAATTTATATATTGACGGTAGAGCTAATATTATCATGCCTTATCATACTATGATAGATGTCGCTAAACAAAATATCATTGGTAAAGATGTTATAAAACCTTCAAAAAATGGAATAACACCTTGCTACATTGATAAAATATCAAAAGTAGGTATTAGAATAGCGGATTTATTAGACATGGATACTTTTGCATATAAATTATTATTAAATTTAAAAGAAAAAAATAGCATACTAGAAAAATTTGGAGAAGCACCTTTAGAATTTGATTATATTTTTGAAAAATTTAAAGATTTTTCTTCTAAATTAAGATATAGAATTATTGATGGCATGCTTGAAATAAATAGTGCAATCGATAATGGAAAAAAGGTATTGTTTGAAGGTACGCAAGCTTTAATGTTAGATACTGATTTTGGAACATATCCAAATGTTAATTCAGCTATAGCAACAACAGGTGGAGTATGTACAGGTGTTGGAATATCCCCTAAAAAAATAGCTAATATTATAGGTGTTTTTAAATCATATTCAACAAAAGTTATGGATGGAGTTTTTCCAACAGAAATGGATAGTGTTAATTCAAATGTAATTCGGCATCACGGTAATGAATACATAAATTCGACCGGTTATGCTAGAAGGTGTGGATGGCTTGATTTAGTTGTTTTAAAATATGCAGCAATGATTGATGGTGTTACAGAACTACACATGACAAAACTTGATGTTTTATCTTCGTTAAAGAAAATAAAGTTAGGTGTTGCATATGAAATTGATAAAAAAGTATATGATACTTATCCTATAAATTTAAACAAAAATACTGAATTTTCAGTAATATATAAAGAATTTGAAGGTTGGGAAGAAGACATTTCAAATATAAAGGAATATGATAAACTTCCTGAAAATTGTAAAAGATATATTGAATATATTGAGGGGTATCTTGATATAAAGATAACGTTGATATCAGTCGGAAATAGAAAAGAACAAATAATACTTAAATAA
- a CDS encoding deoxynucleoside kinase: protein MKGTICVDGVVGVGKSSLGKLLAERYNITIYNEPVLDNPILDKFYYDKKRWSFPLQIFFLNKRFKMIKNASKLDGCVMDRSIYGDVIFSKMLVHDGHMKPEEFELYEELLYNMLEHVERPRLMIYLETSVENAIKKIKKRGREYEQIVPYEYWEHLDKNYREYFESYNLSDIIKINVDEIDFVNNEKDREYIFKLIDEKLGIKYE, encoded by the coding sequence ATGAAAGGAACTATATGTGTAGATGGAGTTGTGGGAGTTGGTAAAAGTTCATTAGGAAAACTTTTAGCAGAAAGATATAACATAACAATATATAATGAACCAGTTTTAGATAATCCCATATTGGATAAATTCTATTATGACAAAAAGAGATGGAGTTTTCCTTTACAAATATTTTTCTTAAATAAAAGATTTAAAATGATCAAAAATGCTTCTAAATTAGATGGTTGTGTCATGGATAGATCTATATATGGTGATGTAATTTTTAGTAAAATGTTAGTTCATGATGGGCATATGAAACCAGAAGAATTTGAGCTATATGAAGAACTTTTATATAACATGTTAGAGCATGTTGAAAGACCAAGACTTATGATATATCTTGAAACAAGTGTTGAAAATGCAATAAAGAAAATAAAAAAAAGAGGTAGGGAATATGAGCAAATAGTACCATATGAATACTGGGAACATTTAGATAAAAACTACCGTGAATATTTTGAAAGTTACAATTTATCAGATATTATTAAAATTAATGTCGATGAAATTGATTTTGTAAATAATGAAAAAGATAGAGAATATATATTTAAGTTAATTGATGAAAAATTAGGAATTAAATATGAATAA